A single window of Providencia alcalifaciens DNA harbors:
- a CDS encoding LysR family transcriptional regulator, translating into MDWKNMDKTRTTLDQWITLQAVVDYGGFAQAAEVLHKTQSSISYTISKLEQVLDIEIFVVEKRRAVLTSQGEALLALSREVTNKAIALEIAAKLITKKINNKIKIVIDSLYNSDDLLNKIGVLIKSRKDYDVELTKKSFNREEIFSFKEFDLLISHHYIGSLNPIFMGEVDAILVTEPNHYLQRCTQNEMESKLKITPHILLSSIFQEKTKSHQIVKVTNTEIAIKLIRNSVGYSWLPKNIVHELMDSNVLKEVKNDIYNTKYQFYMYKNKGPVINNIVINYLFND; encoded by the coding sequence ATGGATTGGAAAAATATGGATAAAACAAGAACAACACTAGATCAATGGATTACATTACAAGCCGTAGTTGACTATGGTGGGTTTGCTCAAGCAGCAGAGGTATTACATAAAACACAGTCATCTATTAGCTATACCATTAGCAAACTAGAACAAGTTTTAGATATAGAAATTTTTGTAGTGGAAAAAAGGCGTGCAGTCTTGACATCTCAAGGAGAGGCATTATTAGCATTATCAAGAGAAGTGACGAATAAAGCCATTGCTTTAGAAATAGCCGCCAAACTCATAACAAAGAAAATAAATAATAAAATAAAAATAGTTATAGATTCATTGTATAACAGTGATGATTTATTAAATAAAATTGGGGTGTTAATAAAAAGCAGAAAGGATTATGATGTTGAATTAACTAAAAAATCATTTAATAGGGAGGAGATTTTTTCATTCAAGGAATTTGATTTGTTGATTTCTCATCATTATATAGGTTCATTAAATCCAATATTCATGGGGGAAGTGGATGCAATATTAGTCACAGAGCCTAATCATTATCTTCAAAGATGTACTCAAAATGAAATGGAAAGCAAGTTAAAAATAACACCGCATATTTTGCTATCTTCCATATTTCAAGAAAAGACAAAAAGCCATCAAATCGTTAAAGTTACAAATACTGAAATAGCCATTAAGTTGATAAGAAACTCAGTAGGGTACTCTTGGCTTCCTAAAAACATTGTTCATGAGTTGATGGATAGTAATGTATTGAAGGAGGTTAAAAATGATATATACAATACAAAATATCAATTTTACATGTATAAAAATAAAGGACCAGTAATAAATAATATAGTCATAAATTACCTATTTAATGATTAA
- a CDS encoding fimbrial protein — protein sequence MRILNKKFHLLVVSLSMVIVSTASASGVINFTGEITEQACTVDSKSRNLNVDLGRVSTKSLSSQGEIAGVTNFIIKLVDCPDDSKVTVNFAGTRDAVDHNILALHEGNGMAKNIGIALYEKNAVTPIKLYEDAKEVALDGKSAELEYVAAFKATGAATAGQANSSAVYSIQYR from the coding sequence ATGCGTATTTTAAATAAAAAATTTCATTTATTAGTCGTAAGCTTATCGATGGTCATAGTATCGACAGCATCTGCTTCAGGAGTCATTAACTTTACAGGGGAGATTACCGAGCAAGCTTGTACAGTTGATAGCAAATCACGTAATTTAAATGTTGATCTTGGTCGCGTATCAACGAAAAGTTTATCTTCACAGGGCGAGATTGCTGGGGTAACTAATTTCATTATTAAGTTAGTAGATTGCCCTGATGATTCCAAAGTCACGGTTAATTTTGCTGGAACTCGTGATGCAGTCGATCATAATATTCTTGCATTACATGAAGGCAATGGAATGGCAAAAAATATCGGTATTGCATTATATGAAAAAAATGCAGTTACCCCGATAAAACTGTATGAAGATGCTAAAGAGGTTGCTTTAGATGGAAAGTCAGCAGAGTTAGAGTATGTTGCAGCATTTAAAGCAACAGGTGCAGCAACGGCGGGGCAAGCGAATAGTAGCGCAGTTTATAGTATTCAATATCGATAA
- a CDS encoding fimbrial biogenesis chaperone: MKIIYSIALFLLCFVSLASASGISVGGTRFVYMDNKRDISIPIFNSNEKKPFLIQSWVTGFNEDIKSPFIATPALFRVEPKSYGAARIAYLGQPLSPNQEKIFLLNIKSIPPKDESIENELQIIINSQFKLFLRSKDIEPLDFKNITLTKKHDGIKINNKTPYHLSIKSILIDGESVKGMKMVYPWVDDYILKEKMGKVHAVTVEFINDYGAIVEKKITKS; encoded by the coding sequence ATGAAAATAATTTACTCCATTGCTTTATTTCTTCTCTGCTTTGTTTCTTTGGCATCAGCCTCTGGGATCAGTGTAGGAGGAACCCGTTTTGTTTATATGGATAATAAGCGGGATATTTCAATTCCAATCTTTAATAGTAATGAAAAAAAACCTTTTTTAATCCAAAGTTGGGTGACAGGATTTAATGAAGATATTAAATCGCCATTTATTGCAACTCCTGCTTTATTCCGTGTTGAGCCGAAAAGTTACGGGGCGGCAAGAATTGCATATTTAGGTCAGCCTCTTTCACCTAATCAGGAAAAAATATTTCTATTAAATATAAAGTCAATACCTCCTAAAGATGAGAGTATTGAAAATGAATTACAAATTATTATTAATTCTCAATTTAAACTTTTTCTACGTTCAAAAGATATTGAACCATTGGATTTTAAAAATATAACATTAACAAAAAAGCATGATGGAATAAAAATTAACAATAAAACACCATATCATTTGTCAATTAAAAGTATTTTAATTGATGGAGAGTCCGTGAAAGGAATGAAAATGGTCTACCCATGGGTAGATGATTATATTTTAAAAGAAAAGATGGGTAAAGTGCATGCAGTTACTGTCGAATTTATTAATGACTATGGCGCTATTGTGGAAAAGAAAATAACAAAGAGCTAG
- a CDS encoding fimbria/pilus outer membrane usher protein gives METHHLIKFWFYSKKIIFINIAFFSSVGFSSSLCAREIFDINAINTGIENQLSDPLLLNYLSKAEGQPPGRYQVNIYINGNKVADELVEFIYDDEDQKLKPKITKEQLMSWGVKPSMLLQENEISSTDKFLDIKHSIDGSDIHHDFFSNRLDISIPQIAMEMASRGYIDIAEWDDGINGMFINYSARFNRAWGSPNSQQNTYVGLRNGINWGAWRLRNHSYYNDTNEKAILHSLQTFLERDIRDFKSHLIIGETASDNGIMDAFQYRGIKLMSEESMLPQSRRGFAPVVNGVANTNAVVTVRQNGQIIYQTSVPAGEFVLNDLYPTSFSGDLQVMVTEANGSTRTFIQPFSNAPIMQRKGSLKYSIELGKYREEKGIEQPYFIQFSGIYGLPINLANYGNVSLLGGAFISEDKQVYVLGAGGSLGYLGGISLDMTYSQAQWQQYAKMTDQTYRFQYTKYIQNTATGLNLSAQYTLEPDVNHAFFPVISIDRISKKQRLQISLSQTLGKWGSLNINGYQQKYWGQLGSDNTLSVSFGSQYQSINYSFSYSHFEQNNPHRVDRLFSFNCSMPFRWKENAYWSVYNYNTSGNAGGISTFSLNGSAFNSNQLQYDITQQYHHKTQQFSHGIRGNYLTSYGEFGAGWDYSPEYQTTHAAATGSLLFHQDGVTASRTFSDAIGLVKAQDIGHLKVNNVPSLHTNGQGYAVIPMLTRYERNKVSVDTSTLKGNDDVELNSAAVVPTSGAIVLVDLKAKRGGRVVLKLKKNNQLLGFGTQVNILSQQNIVSSGIVANDGEVYLSGVPAQSVVQVKWGEAHTQLCQLPLQVDLSNPNIQFIEGICQ, from the coding sequence ATGGAAACACACCATTTAATCAAGTTTTGGTTTTATAGTAAAAAAATTATTTTCATTAATATTGCGTTTTTTTCCTCAGTTGGGTTTTCATCAAGTCTCTGTGCGAGAGAAATATTTGACATCAATGCCATTAATACAGGAATTGAAAATCAGTTATCTGACCCTTTATTACTAAATTATCTCTCTAAAGCAGAAGGACAACCTCCTGGCCGTTATCAGGTCAATATTTATATTAATGGAAATAAAGTTGCAGATGAGTTGGTTGAATTTATTTACGATGATGAAGATCAAAAGCTAAAACCTAAGATAACAAAAGAACAGTTAATGAGTTGGGGAGTTAAACCTTCAATGTTATTACAAGAAAATGAAATCTCTTCAACCGACAAATTTTTAGATATAAAGCACTCAATTGATGGTAGTGACATTCACCATGATTTCTTTTCAAATCGATTGGATATTAGCATTCCTCAAATTGCTATGGAAATGGCGAGCCGAGGCTATATTGATATCGCTGAATGGGATGATGGGATCAACGGAATGTTTATTAACTATTCAGCACGGTTTAACCGAGCTTGGGGAAGCCCAAACAGCCAACAAAATACTTATGTAGGTTTACGAAATGGGATTAACTGGGGGGCTTGGCGGCTACGTAATCACAGTTATTACAATGACACGAATGAAAAAGCCATTTTGCATAGTTTGCAAACCTTCTTAGAACGGGATATTCGAGATTTTAAAAGTCATTTAATTATTGGAGAAACCGCGTCTGATAACGGGATTATGGATGCTTTTCAATATCGCGGTATCAAGCTAATGTCGGAAGAAAGCATGTTACCGCAAAGTCGCCGTGGATTTGCTCCTGTCGTTAATGGTGTTGCAAATACCAATGCGGTGGTCACTGTTCGTCAAAATGGTCAGATTATTTATCAAACATCGGTACCTGCTGGGGAATTCGTATTGAATGACCTTTATCCTACATCGTTCAGTGGGGATCTACAGGTTATGGTCACCGAAGCAAATGGGTCAACAAGAACATTTATCCAACCTTTTTCCAATGCTCCCATCATGCAAAGGAAAGGTTCATTAAAATACAGCATCGAACTTGGAAAATATCGGGAAGAGAAAGGGATAGAACAACCTTATTTTATCCAATTCTCTGGGATCTATGGTCTGCCAATCAATTTAGCGAATTATGGCAACGTGTCGTTATTAGGTGGCGCGTTTATCTCAGAAGATAAACAAGTTTATGTTTTAGGAGCAGGGGGGAGTTTAGGTTATTTAGGGGGTATTTCGCTGGATATGACATACTCACAAGCACAATGGCAGCAATATGCAAAGATGACGGATCAAACTTACCGTTTTCAATATACCAAATATATTCAAAATACAGCGACGGGACTGAATTTATCTGCTCAATACACGCTAGAGCCAGATGTAAATCATGCTTTTTTTCCAGTCATAAGCATTGACCGAATATCAAAGAAACAACGGTTACAGATTTCTTTGAGCCAAACTTTAGGGAAGTGGGGATCTCTAAACATTAATGGATATCAGCAAAAGTATTGGGGGCAGCTAGGCTCCGATAATACCCTTTCCGTCAGTTTTGGCTCTCAGTATCAATCTATTAATTACAGTTTTTCCTATTCCCATTTTGAGCAAAATAATCCCCATAGGGTGGATAGGTTGTTTTCCTTTAATTGCAGTATGCCATTTCGTTGGAAAGAAAATGCGTATTGGAGTGTTTATAACTACAACACGAGCGGCAATGCCGGGGGAATCAGTACATTTAGCCTGAATGGCTCAGCTTTCAATTCCAATCAATTACAATATGACATCACTCAACAATATCATCATAAAACTCAACAATTCAGCCATGGTATTCGTGGTAATTACTTAACCTCTTACGGTGAATTTGGCGCTGGCTGGGATTACTCCCCTGAATATCAAACTACCCATGCGGCGGCGACTGGGTCGCTGTTATTTCACCAAGATGGGGTGACTGCTTCACGTACTTTTTCAGATGCCATTGGATTGGTTAAAGCTCAAGATATTGGTCATTTGAAAGTGAATAACGTGCCTTCACTGCATACCAATGGGCAAGGGTATGCGGTGATCCCCATGTTAACGCGCTATGAGCGCAATAAAGTGAGTGTGGATACCTCGACGTTAAAGGGTAATGATGATGTGGAATTGAACTCAGCGGCCGTTGTTCCCACAAGCGGTGCAATTGTTTTGGTGGATCTCAAAGCGAAGCGTGGTGGGCGAGTCGTATTAAAACTGAAGAAAAATAACCAATTACTCGGGTTTGGTACCCAAGTTAATATTCTCTCACAGCAGAATATCGTTTCATCGGGTATTGTCGCGAATGATGGAGAAGTCTACTTGAGCGGTGTTCCTGCGCAAAGCGTTGTTCAAGTTAAGTGGGGAGAGGCGCATACGCAGCTGTGTCAATTGCCTCTTCAGGTTGATTTGAGCAATCCAAATATCCAATTTATTGAAGGGATTTGCCAATAA